One stretch of Bosea vaviloviae DNA includes these proteins:
- a CDS encoding 2-hydroxyacid dehydrogenase — MTETIVLLDSTTPERADRLRALLPPGFVLTHGTARGDEHMKQIIAEADYAISGQVGVSADVLRAAKKLKLLHKWGVGVDNIDVAAAKELGIKVARTTGSNAVPVAEFTLGLMISALRYIGYGHAELKKGQWATGRLPGETFMLSGKTVGIVGFGAIGKNVARLLKGFGCTILYSKRQPLSASEEAALGVKHATMAELLAQSDVVSLHCPLTPETTNLIDQAALAAMKKTAVLINVARGGVVNEADLVVALRAKDIAGAAMDVYSVEPLPAESELLTLDNIVVTPHLAAMAADNFAPTVTRMFANMAHVSRGEPVPPLDLVV, encoded by the coding sequence ATGACCGAAACCATCGTCCTCCTCGATTCCACCACCCCGGAGCGGGCCGACAGGCTGCGCGCGCTGCTGCCGCCCGGTTTCGTGCTGACCCACGGCACAGCGCGCGGCGACGAGCACATGAAGCAGATCATCGCCGAGGCCGACTACGCCATCTCCGGCCAGGTCGGCGTTTCCGCCGATGTGCTGCGCGCGGCGAAGAAGCTGAAGCTCCTCCATAAATGGGGCGTCGGCGTCGACAATATCGACGTCGCCGCGGCAAAGGAGCTCGGCATCAAGGTCGCCCGCACCACCGGCAGCAATGCCGTGCCAGTCGCCGAATTCACGCTTGGACTGATGATCTCGGCGCTGCGCTATATCGGCTATGGCCATGCCGAGCTGAAGAAGGGGCAGTGGGCCACCGGACGCCTGCCGGGCGAGACCTTCATGCTCTCGGGCAAGACGGTCGGCATCGTCGGCTTTGGGGCCATCGGCAAGAATGTCGCCAGGCTGCTCAAGGGTTTTGGCTGCACCATCCTCTATTCCAAGCGCCAGCCGCTCAGCGCCAGCGAGGAAGCCGCGCTCGGCGTGAAGCACGCCACGATGGCCGAGCTTCTGGCCCAGTCCGACGTCGTCTCGCTGCATTGCCCGCTGACGCCGGAGACCACCAATCTGATCGACCAGGCCGCCTTGGCCGCGATGAAGAAGACGGCGGTGCTGATCAATGTCGCGCGCGGAGGCGTCGTCAACGAGGCCGATCTGGTGGTGGCGCTGCGCGCCAAGGACATCGCCGGCGCGGCGATGGATGTCTACTCCGTCGAACCGCTGCCGGCTGAGAGCGAGTTGCTGACGCTCGACAACATCGTCGTGACGCCGCATCTCGCCGCCATGGCCGCCGATAATTTCGCGCCGACGGTGACGCGCATGTTCGCCAACATGGCCCATGTCTCGCGCGGCGAGCCGGTGCCGCCGCTCGACCTCGTCGTCTGA
- a CDS encoding efflux RND transporter permease subunit — translation MNLSKFFIDRPIFAGVLSVLILVAGLLSLRVLPISEYPEVVPPTIVVRAQYPGANPRVIAETVATPIEEQINGVEGMLYMSSQATTDGVMTLNVTFKLGTDPDKAQQLVQNRVSQAEPRLPEEVRRLGVTTIKSSPDLTMVVHITSPNGRYDMTYLRNYAVLNVKDRLARIDGVGQVQLFGSGDYSLRVWLDPQRMAEHGLSPSDVVNEIRAQNVQAAAGVIGSSPNAPGLDLQLSVNAQGRLQSEEEFGDIIIKTSASGAVTRLRDVARIELGAAEYALRSLLNGKSAVAVPVFQAPNSNAIAIADRVREVMQEIKQNMPEGVDYSIVYDTTQFVRASIEAVVHTLLEAIALVVLVVIVFLQTWRASIIPLVAVPISVIGTFAVMYLFGFSINALSLFGLVLAIGIVVDDAIVVVENVERNIEGGLEPREATYKAMREVSGPIIAIALVLVAVFVPLAFISGLTGQFYRQFALTIAISTVISAVNSLTLSPALAALLLRSHDAPKDLLTRAMDGVFGWFFRGFNRFFNRSSQAYGGGVKRILGRKTVMMVVYIGLVALTVGLFRTIPGGFVPGQDKQYLVGFAQLPDAATLDRTEDVIRRMDEIALKHPGVENAISFPGLSINGFTNSSNAGIVFVGLKSFDQRKTPDLNGAAIAMQLNKEFASIKEAFIAMFPPPPVQGLGTIGGFKLQIEDRAGLGYKALDEATKAFMAKAATAPELAGMFSSFQVNVPQLYADIDRTKARQLGVAVTDVFETLQIYLGSSYVNDFNKFGRTYTVRVQADAPFRAYAEDIGKLKVRSKSGEMVPLNAVLNVRNDTGPERAMRYNGFLSADINAGAAPGYSSGQAQAAAERIAKETLPKGFAFEWTELTYQEILAGNSSLLVFPLAILLVFLVLAAQYESLTLPIAIIMIIPMGLLAAMTGVWYTGGDNNVFTQIGLVVLVGLSAKNAILIVEFARELEFEGRTPVEAAIEASRLRLRPILMTSLAFIMGVVPLVTSTGAGAEMRHAMGVAVFAGMIGVTAFGIFLTPVFYVLMRKLTGNKPLKQIDHPPVPRLTEVA, via the coding sequence ATGAACCTGTCCAAATTCTTCATCGACCGGCCGATCTTCGCCGGCGTCCTTTCCGTGCTCATCCTCGTCGCAGGCCTGCTCTCGCTGCGGGTCCTGCCGATCTCGGAATATCCCGAGGTCGTGCCGCCGACCATCGTGGTGCGCGCGCAGTATCCAGGCGCCAACCCGCGCGTCATCGCCGAGACCGTCGCCACGCCGATCGAGGAGCAGATCAACGGCGTCGAAGGCATGCTCTACATGTCGAGCCAGGCGACGACCGACGGCGTGATGACGCTGAACGTCACCTTCAAGCTCGGCACCGACCCCGACAAGGCCCAGCAGCTCGTCCAGAACCGCGTCAGCCAGGCCGAGCCGCGGCTGCCGGAAGAGGTCCGCCGCCTCGGCGTGACCACGATCAAGAGCTCGCCCGACCTGACGATGGTGGTCCACATCACCTCGCCGAACGGCCGCTACGACATGACCTATCTGCGCAACTACGCCGTCCTCAACGTCAAGGACCGGCTGGCGCGCATCGATGGCGTCGGCCAGGTCCAGCTCTTCGGCTCCGGCGATTATTCGCTGCGCGTCTGGCTCGATCCGCAGAGGATGGCCGAGCATGGCCTTTCGCCGAGCGACGTCGTCAACGAGATCCGCGCCCAGAACGTCCAGGCCGCCGCCGGCGTCATCGGTTCCTCGCCGAATGCGCCCGGGCTCGACCTGCAGCTTTCGGTCAATGCGCAGGGCCGCCTCCAGAGCGAGGAGGAGTTCGGCGACATCATCATCAAGACCAGCGCGTCGGGTGCAGTGACCCGCCTGCGCGACGTCGCCCGCATCGAGCTCGGTGCGGCCGAATACGCGCTGCGCTCGCTGCTCAACGGCAAATCGGCCGTCGCGGTCCCGGTCTTCCAGGCCCCGAACTCGAACGCCATCGCCATTGCCGACCGTGTCCGGGAGGTGATGCAGGAGATCAAGCAGAACATGCCCGAGGGCGTGGACTACTCGATCGTCTACGACACCACCCAGTTCGTGCGGGCCTCGATCGAGGCCGTCGTCCATACGCTGCTGGAGGCGATCGCGCTCGTCGTGCTCGTCGTCATCGTCTTCCTGCAGACCTGGCGGGCCTCGATCATCCCGCTCGTCGCCGTGCCGATCTCGGTCATTGGCACCTTCGCGGTGATGTATCTCTTCGGCTTCTCGATCAACGCGCTCAGCCTGTTCGGCCTGGTGCTGGCGATCGGTATCGTCGTCGACGACGCCATCGTCGTGGTCGAGAATGTCGAGCGCAACATCGAGGGAGGCCTGGAGCCGCGCGAGGCGACCTACAAGGCGATGCGCGAGGTTTCCGGCCCGATCATCGCGATCGCGCTCGTGCTCGTCGCGGTCTTTGTGCCGCTGGCCTTCATCAGCGGCCTGACCGGCCAGTTCTACCGTCAGTTCGCGCTCACCATCGCGATCTCGACGGTGATCTCGGCGGTGAATTCGCTGACATTGTCTCCGGCGCTTGCCGCACTGCTGCTGCGCTCGCACGATGCGCCCAAGGACCTGCTGACCCGCGCCATGGACGGCGTCTTCGGCTGGTTCTTCCGCGGCTTCAACCGCTTCTTCAACCGCTCCTCGCAGGCCTATGGCGGCGGCGTGAAGCGCATTCTCGGCCGCAAGACGGTGATGATGGTGGTCTATATCGGCTTGGTCGCGCTGACCGTCGGCCTGTTCCGTACCATCCCCGGCGGCTTCGTGCCCGGCCAGGACAAGCAGTACCTCGTCGGCTTCGCGCAACTGCCTGACGCCGCGACACTCGACCGCACGGAGGACGTCATCCGCCGCATGGACGAGATCGCCCTGAAGCATCCCGGCGTCGAGAATGCGATCTCCTTTCCCGGCCTCTCGATCAACGGCTTCACCAACTCCTCGAATGCCGGCATCGTCTTCGTCGGGCTGAAGTCCTTCGACCAGCGCAAGACGCCCGATCTCAATGGCGCCGCCATCGCCATGCAGCTCAACAAGGAGTTTGCCAGCATCAAGGAGGCGTTCATCGCCATGTTCCCGCCGCCGCCCGTCCAGGGTCTCGGCACCATCGGCGGCTTCAAGCTGCAGATCGAGGATCGTGCCGGCCTCGGCTACAAGGCGTTGGACGAGGCGACCAAGGCCTTCATGGCCAAGGCCGCGACGGCGCCCGAGCTCGCCGGCATGTTCTCGAGCTTCCAGGTCAACGTCCCGCAGCTCTATGCCGATATCGACCGCACCAAGGCGCGCCAGCTCGGCGTTGCCGTGACCGATGTCTTCGAGACGCTGCAGATCTATCTCGGCTCGTCCTATGTGAACGACTTCAACAAGTTCGGCCGCACCTACACGGTGCGCGTCCAGGCCGATGCGCCCTTCCGCGCCTATGCCGAGGATATCGGCAAGCTGAAGGTCCGCTCGAAATCGGGTGAGATGGTGCCGCTCAACGCCGTGCTGAACGTGCGCAACGACACCGGGCCGGAACGCGCCATGCGCTATAACGGCTTCCTCAGCGCCGACATCAATGCCGGCGCCGCCCCGGGCTACTCCTCGGGGCAGGCCCAGGCCGCTGCCGAGCGCATCGCCAAGGAGACGCTGCCCAAGGGCTTCGCCTTCGAATGGACCGAGCTGACCTATCAGGAGATCCTGGCGGGCAACTCGTCGCTGCTCGTCTTCCCGCTGGCGATCCTGCTCGTCTTCCTGGTGCTGGCGGCGCAATATGAGAGCCTGACCCTGCCGATCGCGATCATCATGATCATCCCGATGGGCCTGCTCGCGGCGATGACCGGCGTCTGGTACACGGGCGGCGACAACAATGTCTTCACCCAGATCGGCCTCGTCGTCCTGGTGGGACTATCCGCCAAGAACGCGATCCTGATCGTCGAGTTCGCCCGCGAATTGGAGTTCGAGGGCAGGACGCCGGTCGAGGCCGCGATCGAGGCGAGCCGCCTGCGCCTGCGTCCGATCCTGATGACCTCGCTTGCCTTCATCATGGGCGTGGTGCCGCTGGTGACGTCGACCGGGGCAGGCGCCGAGATGCGCCACGCCATGGGCGTCGCGGTCTTCGCCGGCATGATCGGCGTCACCGCCTTCGGCATCTTCCTGACGCCGGTGTTCTACGTGCTGATGCGCAAGCTGACCGGCAATAAGCCGCTGAAGCAGATCGATCATCCGCCTGTCCCGCGGCTGACCGAGGTGGCCTGA
- the ggt gene encoding gamma-glutamyltransferase yields the protein MVVTNHPLASAAGSQMLLAGGNAVDAAVASLFALTVVEPMMVGILGGGVAHIRMADGRHVVLDGLSTAPLKASAEMYDCLSDEVGRQRDVRDRLNVVGPKAVAVPGALAGWCEALARFGTLSLEEVLQPAIGLAERGFVTTPYLSNCISDNVADLARDPGLSALLLVGGKAIEPGTRLVQADYAASLRLIARQGPAALYDGPLGKALTDFMAANGGLIEQADLAAYKVATREPVRGSYRGYEIVGPPPPSSSGVHIVQMLNILEGYGIGSLGFGSADSVHLLAEALKIAFADRAVATADPAFIKVPVERLIDKAYASERRALIAMDQARSWSAGLSGGESMDTTHVTVADAQGNVVTSTQTINGLFGACTQIPGTGMLTNNYMFNFDPHPGRALSIAPGKRVFTSMAPMIVLRDGKLAFALGLPGALRIFPSALQAIVNLIDHSMSLQEAVEAPRIWTEGGALELEAAIPDSVADELTARGHRIVRMPRVAGGMNAISFNPDGTLTGAACWRADGTPVAISGGLARAGVRFSI from the coding sequence ATGGTGGTGACGAACCACCCGCTGGCCTCGGCGGCGGGCTCGCAGATGCTGCTGGCCGGCGGCAACGCCGTCGATGCCGCCGTCGCCTCGCTCTTCGCGCTCACCGTCGTCGAACCGATGATGGTCGGCATCCTCGGCGGCGGCGTCGCGCATATCCGCATGGCCGATGGCCGCCATGTCGTGCTCGACGGTCTCTCGACCGCGCCGCTCAAGGCGAGCGCCGAGATGTATGACTGCCTCTCCGACGAGGTCGGCCGGCAGCGCGACGTGCGCGACCGGCTCAACGTCGTCGGGCCGAAGGCGGTCGCGGTTCCCGGCGCGCTCGCCGGCTGGTGCGAGGCCCTGGCGCGTTTCGGCACGCTCTCACTCGAGGAGGTGCTGCAGCCGGCGATCGGACTGGCCGAACGCGGCTTCGTCACGACGCCTTATCTCTCCAACTGCATCAGCGACAATGTCGCCGACCTCGCGCGCGATCCCGGTCTTTCGGCGCTACTGCTGGTGGGAGGCAAAGCGATCGAGCCCGGCACGCGGCTGGTTCAGGCCGACTATGCCGCAAGCCTGCGCCTGATCGCCAGGCAGGGACCGGCTGCGCTCTATGACGGTCCGCTCGGCAAGGCGCTGACGGATTTCATGGCGGCGAATGGCGGCCTGATCGAGCAGGCGGACCTTGCCGCCTACAAGGTCGCGACGCGCGAGCCGGTGCGCGGCTCCTATCGCGGCTACGAGATCGTCGGCCCGCCGCCGCCCTCCTCCTCGGGCGTGCACATCGTGCAGATGCTCAACATCCTCGAGGGCTACGGCATCGGCTCGCTCGGCTTCGGCTCGGCGGATTCAGTGCATCTGCTGGCTGAAGCGCTGAAGATCGCCTTCGCCGATCGTGCCGTGGCCACCGCCGACCCCGCCTTCATCAAGGTCCCGGTCGAGCGTCTGATCGACAAGGCCTATGCCAGCGAGCGGCGCGCGCTGATCGCGATGGACCAGGCCAGGAGCTGGAGCGCCGGGCTCTCGGGCGGAGAATCCATGGACACGACCCATGTCACGGTCGCCGATGCCCAAGGCAATGTCGTCACCTCGACCCAGACGATCAACGGCCTGTTCGGCGCCTGCACGCAGATCCCCGGCACGGGGATGCTCACCAACAACTACATGTTCAATTTCGACCCGCATCCCGGCCGCGCCCTCTCGATCGCGCCCGGCAAGCGCGTCTTCACCTCGATGGCGCCGATGATAGTGCTGCGCGACGGCAAGCTCGCCTTCGCGCTCGGCCTGCCCGGCGCGCTGCGCATCTTCCCCTCGGCGCTGCAGGCGATCGTCAACCTGATCGACCACAGCATGAGCCTGCAGGAGGCGGTCGAGGCGCCGCGCATCTGGACCGAGGGCGGGGCCCTCGAGCTGGAGGCCGCGATCCCCGACAGCGTCGCTGATGAGCTCACGGCGCGCGGTCACAGGATCGTTCGCATGCCACGCGTCGCCGGCGGCATGAACGCCATTTCCTTCAACCCCGACGGCACGCTGACCGGCGCCGCCTGCTGGCGCGCCGACGGCACCCCCGTGGCGATCTCCGGTGGGCTCGCCCGCGCCGGCGTGCGCTTCTCCATTTGA
- a CDS encoding RraA family protein, translating into MPDYRIAPMPEQLPAALVEKLQRVETATIGHSQHWGFMDRGIQPLLRGKRIAGAAVTLAIPGQDSTLLHHTLGLLRPGDILVVDRLGDDKHACWGGGVTVAAKAAGAIGGIVDGPCTDLTEIEDSDFPMWCRGMSPITTRLYNLGGTLNLPISCGNVPVKAGDVILADESGVLVLPRDEAEAIADAALARQERGERSQDRVKAGEKLGDLSGATKMVLDAIAAAKG; encoded by the coding sequence GCCCCCATGCCCGAGCAGCTGCCGGCCGCGCTCGTCGAGAAGCTCCAGCGCGTCGAAACCGCGACCATCGGCCATTCCCAGCATTGGGGCTTCATGGATCGCGGTATCCAGCCGCTGCTGCGCGGCAAGCGCATTGCCGGCGCCGCCGTGACGCTCGCCATCCCCGGCCAGGATTCGACCCTGCTGCACCACACGCTCGGCCTGCTGCGGCCCGGCGACATCCTTGTCGTCGACCGGCTCGGCGACGACAAGCATGCCTGCTGGGGCGGCGGCGTCACGGTCGCGGCCAAGGCTGCGGGCGCGATCGGCGGGATTGTCGACGGGCCCTGCACCGACCTGACCGAGATCGAGGACAGCGATTTCCCGATGTGGTGCCGGGGCATGTCGCCGATCACGACGCGGCTCTACAATCTCGGCGGCACGCTGAACCTGCCGATCTCCTGCGGCAATGTTCCGGTCAAGGCCGGCGACGTCATCCTGGCCGATGAATCGGGCGTGCTGGTGCTGCCGCGCGACGAGGCCGAGGCCATCGCCGATGCCGCACTGGCCCGGCAGGAACGCGGCGAGCGCAGCCAGGACCGCGTCAAGGCCGGCGAAAAGCTCGGCGATCTTTCCGGGGCGACCAAGATGGTGCTCGACGCCATCGCCGCGGCGAAGGGCTGA